Genomic DNA from Rhodothermales bacterium:
GCCTCGTCGGCCTCGGGACAGACGGAATGTCGTCGGCTATGCTACGCGCGTTGCGCTCAGCGTTCCTCCTGCATCGTCAGGTGTCGGGGGACTGCGCATCGGGATTTGACGTCTTGCCTGATCTTCTGCACAACAATGTCAGCGCAGCCCGCCGATTCTTCGATGAACCTCTTCTCGGTGAGCTAGTCCCGGGCGCTCCGGCGGACATCGTTGTCGTTGACGCGCCTGCCCCGACGCCGTTGCATACCGATAACCTGTTCGCGCACATAGTGTATGGAGCTAGTGAATCGCCTGTCCGCCATACGATAGCGCGCGGCAGACTGCTCCTTGAAGACTTCAGACACACATTCATTGATCCTGTGGCGCTGGCCGCACGTGCTCAAGAATTGTCTCCGGCACTGTGGGCGCGGTTTGCGGATCTCAAGTGGGGAACGAAGTATCTGGGTGAGTGATACAGAGGTTTGACCAACACGAGACGGAATGAGTAAAGACACCATTCGGACGCGGGCAATTCAGCGGTGCAGGGAGAAGCGGATCCTGATTCCGACATTCGCAGAGATGAGGGATCCGACAAAGATAGACGCCGCTGTTGCGTCGGGATTGACGGCGCTTGATATGCAGGCCGTGGATCCACTCAACCTGTTTCGAATTACGTGGCGTAACGACCCGCGAAGCGGTGGATTCGGCAACGTAAATGCGTTTGAAATTCCGTCCGAACTGACGGGGGTGCGCGCACGAATCATCGGACTTGTCGGGCAGCACTTTCCGACCGGAGCGCACAAGGTGGGCGCCGCCTTCGGCTGTCTCGTTCCCCGACTTGTCAACGGCGAGTTTGACCCGACCATGCATCGGGCCGTGTGGCCGTCGACGGGCAACTACTGTCGCGGCGGAGCCTTCGACAGCGCGCTCCTGGGCTGCAACGCCATTGCCATTCTTCCGGAAGAGATGAGCCGGGAACGGTTTCAGTGGCTTGAGAATATTGGTGTCGAAATTATTGCGACACCGGGCGGCGAAAGCAATGTGAAGGAGATCTTCGACGTTTGCCACGAGCTCCGTCGAACGCATGACGATGTCGTCATCTTCAACCAGTTTTCGGAGTTCGGTAACTACCTCTGGCACTACGGAGTCACGGGGCCCGCGGCCGAGTCGGTTTTTCAGGACTTCGCCGGGTCAACGGGTCGCGTTGCGGCGTGGGTCGGCGCAACTGGATCGGCCGGAACGCTGGCGGCGGGCGACTATCTGAAGCATGTGTTCCCCTCGTGTCGTATTGCGGCCGCGGAGGCACTCCAGTGCCCCACACTCCTGCAAGCCGGCTTCGGCCACCACCGCATCGAAGGTATCGGCGACAAGCATGTACCTTGGATCCACAATGTCCGCAACACCGATGTCGTAACGGCGATCGACGACGAGGCGACGATCCGACTGATGCGGTTGTTCAATGAGCCGGAGGGTCGGGCAGAACTCCTGCTGCGCGGAATCGATGAGCGGGTCATATCTGATATGCCGCTGCTCGGCATCTCGAGTATCTGCAATCTGTTGGCGGCGATCAAGACCGCGCGATACTACGAGTTTGACGAGGACGATATCATCTTCACGTCCTTCACGGACGGAGTAGATCTCTACGCGACGCGACTCGATGAACTAAACGCAT
This window encodes:
- a CDS encoding pyridoxal-phosphate dependent enzyme, with the protein product MSKDTIRTRAIQRCREKRILIPTFAEMRDPTKIDAAVASGLTALDMQAVDPLNLFRITWRNDPRSGGFGNVNAFEIPSELTGVRARIIGLVGQHFPTGAHKVGAAFGCLVPRLVNGEFDPTMHRAVWPSTGNYCRGGAFDSALLGCNAIAILPEEMSRERFQWLENIGVEIIATPGGESNVKEIFDVCHELRRTHDDVVIFNQFSEFGNYLWHYGVTGPAAESVFQDFAGSTGRVAAWVGATGSAGTLAAGDYLKHVFPSCRIAAAEALQCPTLLQAGFGHHRIEGIGDKHVPWIHNVRNTDVVTAIDDEATIRLMRLFNEPEGRAELLLRGIDERVISDMPLLGISSICNLLAAIKTARYYEFDEDDIIFTSFTDGVDLYATRLDELNASRGAYTVRNAAGDFERYLMGASTDHLRELRYVDRKAIHNQKYFTWVEQQGKTVEELDALWSPAFWNDLATHIPRWDEAIDAFNRDTGVLNDIRNSAHAH